The DNA region GCGTATTATCCTGGGCTTTGCAACCAAACAGCAAACCTGCAACCATAACAAACATGAGTTTCTGTTTCATTTTTTTTAACTATCTGTAAATTTAATTAAAAACAGCCCCTTTTCTGTGAAGTTGAGAAAATATTAAGTAACAAAATAACAGCCTTATATCCATTTGGTTTTCTGAATATTAAGCTTTTTTATCAACAATTTGCAAGAAACCCAATTGCAGGTCAGGCATATTTTCCAATACTCATTAAAAACACGAGTCAAAACAGATTTAAGCTGCCATAAAAAGCCTTTTATGATTTAGTTTTCCCTAAAAGAGAGCATAAAAAAAGGGCCGGTTACCCGACCCTTGAATCACGCCTTCGAAAGATTCAACTTTTAGCCTTGCCGCCCATCATGAGCAGCTCATTTACCCATATTTCAGTCATATTATGAGTTTTTCCGTCTTTGTCATCCCAAGTACGGTAGGTAAGCTTACCTTCAATGGCTATTTCCTTGCCTTTGCTCAGGTACTTCTCGCAGGTATCGGCCAGCTTCCCCCACACAACAAGCTGATGCCATTGGGTTTGTTTAACTTTTTCACCGTTTTTCCCTGTGTATTCATCATTGGTTGCCAACGAGAAACGCGCTACTTTTTTACCACTGTCAAGGGTTTTTACTTCAGGATCAACACCCAGATGACCAATTAACTGCACACGATTTCTTAAGGAGTTCATGATTTTAAATTTTAAAGTTGTGAATATAATTTTTGAATAGTTTAATTTGAGGCCAACACAGGATATTATGATTTGGTTACCACTGAATTAGCCGGATTATTTTTGAATACAGGACATGAATCAGCGTGCAACTATATTCCTGCAGCACTTTTATCGCTCATCATGAGGATATCATTTACATTGATTTCAGTCACAAAGCGCCTGTTGTTGTCCTTATCAGTAAAAACGCGGTAACCAAGCTTTCCTTCCACTGCGATTTCCTTGCCTTTTGTAAGATACTTTTCACAAACATCAACAAGTCCACCCCACACTACCAGGCTATGCCATTGGGTGTCTTTTACCTTTTCGCCTGCTTTATTATAATACTCATCGGTGGTAGCCAGACTGAAGGTGGCCAGTTTTTTATTTTTATCGAAAGTTCTGATGATGGGATCGGCTCCCAGCCTGCCAATGAGTTGTACTGTATTTGTCAGCCTATTCATGATGATAATTTTTAAATTGAACGGTTTGATTTTTTAGATTTTTATTACCGCTTATCCGGCCTGACGTCCGCTTATCATCAGCAAATCATTCACGGTAATTTCGGTAATCAGTCTGCTATTGCCTTCGCTGTCAGTAAATGCGCGGTATGCAATACGACCTTCTACGGCTATTTCGCGGCCTTTCTGTAAATATTTACCACATATTTCGGCCAGTTTTCCCCAAACCACCAGTTGATGCCATTGGGTACGAATGGCTTTTTCCCCTTTATTTCCAACTGCACGCTCGCTGGTTGCCAGCGACAAACGGGCCATTACGCTTCCGTTTTCAAAAGTTTTTACTTCCGGATCTGCGCCCAGATGCCCAATTAATTGTACACGATTGTTTAATGCTTTCATTTTTTTAAGTTTTGCGCCCGTCTTTGGGCCTGTTCAACATTTAACTAACTACACTTTGCCAATCCTTACTGTTTGTGATTGAACGATGAAGCAAAACTACTTCAGGCTGATAACCCGATTCGGTTATTAGTCATTTACATTCGAATGTAGTCGTTTGTAAACGTTTAAAATTGGCTAAAATCATCACAACCCACACCTTACAGACTGATTTACTGACCTTTATAAAATTCAGCAAAAAATGTAAATTTCAAAGCCATGAAAATATTTTTTAACCTAACGGGTCAATATTGCCATTTTTAGCCTATTTTTGATAGACTGAAATACAAGGTTTTGAATCTTCAATCAATTCTCAGTTTTCTGCAAGAAAATAAACTCACTTTTTAAAAATTACACCCCATGGCAAAAGGAAGAGATGTTCAAAAAGAGGCCAAGAAAGAGCCCACCAAAACCCTGAAAGAGAAGCGGTTGGAAAAGAAAGAAAAGAAAGCTAAAAATTAAGCAAGCTCAAAAAAAGGCATCGTTCTGTTTTACCGGAATAAGTTAAGCCTGTCAGCTCATCCAGCCGGCAGGCTTTGTTTTATATATTTTAACCATTTCGTTTAAAATTTTTCCGCTATTAAATCGGATAAAAAACACAATCTGTCATGAACAAAATTGTACACTCAAATAAACAATTGCAGTCCATTCATATTTTTTTATGTTTTTTTCAGTATCTTCGTTTAAACTATAATATAAATACAAATAAGCTATACTGTTATGCAAAAAACATGTCTCGATTGCGGCGAACCTATTGTGGGGCGCGCCGATAAAAAATTTTGCAGTGATCAATGCCGCAATAATTACAACAATCGCATCAACAGCGACACCAGCGCAATGGTACGAAACATCAACAACGCCCTGAGAAAAAACCGCAGAATTCTATCTGAACTTAATCCATCCGACAAAGTCACTGTTCATAAAGAGAAACTTTCAAACCTCGGGTTTAACTTTAATTATATCACCCATCTCTATACGACCCAAAAAGGAAGCACCTACCGCTTTGTATATGAATATGGTTACTTGCCGCTCGAAAACGATTTTTATATGCTGGTGGTAAGAGACAGAAAACCCTGATGCACCCCGCGACTCAATAACAGACGGTGCATATGCAACACAGCATACTGCCTTGCTCTCTCTCCGACAGATAAAGGAACACAGCAAGCAACAGATTTATGTGAAAATAATTATCGCCCACCGCTAA from Lentimicrobiaceae bacterium includes:
- a CDS encoding single-stranded DNA-binding protein; amino-acid sequence: MNSLRNRVQLIGHLGVDPEVKTLDSGKKVARFSLATNDEYTGKNGEKVKQTQWHQLVVWGKLADTCEKYLSKGKEIAIEGKLTYRTWDDKDGKTHNMTEIWVNELLMMGGKAKS
- the ssb gene encoding single-stranded DNA-binding protein, which codes for MNRLTNTVQLIGRLGADPIIRTFDKNKKLATFSLATTDEYYNKAGEKVKDTQWHSLVVWGGLVDVCEKYLTKGKEIAVEGKLGYRVFTDKDNNRRFVTEINVNDILMMSDKSAAGI
- the ssb gene encoding single-stranded DNA-binding protein codes for the protein MKALNNRVQLIGHLGADPEVKTFENGSVMARLSLATSERAVGNKGEKAIRTQWHQLVVWGKLAEICGKYLQKGREIAVEGRIAYRAFTDSEGNSRLITEITVNDLLMISGRQAG